The following proteins are encoded in a genomic region of Synechococcus sp. ROS8604:
- a CDS encoding AbrB/MazE/SpoVT family DNA-binding domain-containing protein → MDLATLTAKGQVTIPKGVRDALGLKRGDLVSWELEDESVRLRLVSPIDLGYLRGVQAGLTEWGSDEDEVAFADL, encoded by the coding sequence ATGGACTTGGCAACGTTGACGGCAAAGGGGCAGGTCACGATCCCCAAGGGCGTAAGGGACGCTCTCGGACTGAAGCGTGGCGATCTCGTGAGTTGGGAGCTTGAGGATGAGTCGGTTCGTCTTAGGCTGGTGTCTCCGATCGACCTGGGCTATTTGCGGGGAGTTCAGGCTGGGCTAACGGAATGGGGCAGTGATGAGGATGAAGTTGCCTTTGCAGACCTGTGA
- a CDS encoding type II toxin-antitoxin system PemK/MazF family toxin — protein MTAFPPFALVRVPFPFTERQVIKRRPALVLSKPAFQEQSGHLLLAMVTSARNSQWPTDWQIKDLQAAGLAQPCVIRFKVFTLDQSLLMGSLGALSEVDQQGVQSRLLDVVALSHADPKP, from the coding sequence GTGACAGCGTTTCCACCGTTCGCTTTGGTACGGGTTCCGTTTCCATTCACAGAGCGTCAGGTCATCAAGCGGAGGCCTGCGTTGGTTCTCTCCAAGCCTGCATTTCAAGAGCAAAGTGGTCATCTCCTGTTGGCGATGGTGACCAGTGCTCGCAACAGCCAATGGCCAACGGATTGGCAGATCAAGGATCTCCAGGCTGCTGGGTTAGCTCAGCCTTGTGTTATTCGCTTCAAGGTGTTCACCCTGGATCAGAGTTTGTTGATGGGTTCGCTTGGGGCGTTGTCAGAAGTGGATCAGCAAGGCGTCCAGAGCAGATTGCTTGACGTGGTAGCTCTCAGCCATGCTGATCCAAAGCCTTGA
- a CDS encoding HEPN domain-containing protein has protein sequence MNARPDAWLRQAQNDLELAQLARDNGYLAQACFDASQAAEKGLKSALLELGLEPPHTHVLNALTRRLKKTGLETKDLEALSLRSLSRMAIQSLYPMDATPPSELFDPEETDQALATAGEVLSILKALDQHG, from the coding sequence ATGAATGCAAGGCCGGATGCATGGCTACGCCAAGCCCAAAATGACCTCGAGCTCGCTCAACTGGCACGTGACAACGGCTACTTGGCGCAAGCCTGCTTTGACGCATCACAAGCAGCCGAAAAAGGCTTAAAAAGCGCACTTCTGGAATTAGGACTGGAGCCTCCGCACACACATGTGCTCAACGCTTTAACGAGGCGGCTAAAGAAAACGGGCTTAGAGACCAAGGACTTAGAGGCCCTATCTCTGCGCAGCCTCAGCCGGATGGCGATCCAATCTCTCTATCCGATGGATGCAACCCCGCCTTCCGAGCTGTTCGACCCAGAGGAAACCGATCAAGCCTTAGCAACGGCCGGTGAGGTGTTGAGCATCCTCAAGGCTTTGGATCAGCATGGCTGA
- a CDS encoding CopG family transcriptional regulator, with amino-acid sequence MAALRQTTLGDVISDLARQTLSRPADGESQNFVEQRSGLPQLPMKASGGVVDLELVNQLREEEA; translated from the coding sequence TTGGCCGCATTGCGCCAAACCACGCTCGGTGATGTGATCAGCGACCTAGCCCGGCAGACCCTATCCAGGCCAGCAGACGGAGAGTCGCAGAACTTTGTGGAGCAACGCTCTGGATTGCCGCAATTGCCCATGAAGGCTTCTGGTGGGGTCGTTGATCTGGAGCTTGTCAATCAGCTTCGCGAAGAAGAGGCTTGA
- a CDS encoding TA system VapC family ribonuclease toxin, with the protein MAEPIALLDVNVLIALVDPQHVQHEPSHRWFPAHGGHGWATCSLTQNALLRILGNPRYPNSPGGPVVVMSLLQELLAHPPHVFWPDALSWNAAGVFEAEALLHHGQITDAYLLALAVHHQGTLVSFDRRLSPRAVRGGG; encoded by the coding sequence ATGGCCGAGCCGATTGCCCTGCTTGATGTCAACGTGCTGATCGCTTTGGTTGATCCTCAGCACGTGCAGCATGAGCCATCCCACCGCTGGTTTCCGGCCCATGGCGGCCATGGCTGGGCCACTTGCTCCCTCACTCAAAACGCGCTGTTGCGGATTCTTGGGAACCCGCGTTATCCCAACAGCCCTGGCGGACCTGTCGTTGTGATGTCCTTACTCCAAGAACTGCTAGCCCATCCGCCTCATGTGTTTTGGCCTGATGCGTTGTCCTGGAATGCCGCTGGCGTCTTTGAGGCAGAAGCACTTCTTCACCACGGGCAGATCACGGATGCCTACCTTCTTGCGTTGGCAGTGCATCACCAAGGAACGCTTGTCAGCTTTGACAGGCGTCTGAGCCCTCGCGCTGTACGCGGAGGAGGATGA
- a CDS encoding SLC13 family permease, with protein sequence MSALVTLLLLGLAIACFIGGWLAPELVALLAAGLLMATGVLTPNEALAGFGSPALITLVGLFVLSNGLLHSGALDRLRELLASPRIRNPSQLMLVFGFVVAPISGFIPNTPIVAILLPVVQGWCQRRGISPSRVLMPLSFATLIGGTITLIGTSTSLLASDLVSRLGYGSFELFSFTAIGIPVWLIGACYLVLAGRCLPDRGDQSDDNLQALSRDGYITEVVIPQRSPLCAVTLHESRLQRRFDVDVLDVHRDGQRLQPPLAQLRLQADDRLLLRCSRQELLRLQQDRMVDLAGTLLAEELPHIRHAEVLVPSGSLLAGATLRELRFRQRFNATVLAVNRANSTLRDRLGRVVLREGDMLLLQAPLDALRGLQQASDLVVLDQLDDDLPSTHRKGLAVSVMLAVLLLAGFKVMPLVAAVLVGVGVLVIGNCLDAGTALRSIRWDLYLLLGGLYSFSVALQKTGLADQAAANLLMLLQHSSAYVSLLVIYALTLVATELLSNAAAVALVLPIAAAVATGLGQPPMLFATAVVFAASQSFLSPIGYQTNLMVYAPGRYRFLDFFRFGWPLSLAYTLMVPLLLLWLA encoded by the coding sequence TTGAGCGCCCTGGTCACATTGCTGCTGTTGGGATTGGCAATCGCCTGTTTCATCGGCGGTTGGCTCGCGCCTGAGCTGGTGGCCCTTTTGGCTGCAGGCCTTTTGATGGCCACAGGGGTGCTCACGCCTAATGAAGCCTTGGCCGGTTTCGGCAGTCCTGCCTTGATCACCCTGGTGGGCTTGTTTGTGCTCTCCAATGGCTTGCTGCACAGCGGTGCCTTGGATCGCTTGCGTGAACTGCTGGCATCGCCGCGAATCCGTAATCCCAGCCAGTTGATGCTGGTGTTTGGTTTTGTGGTGGCGCCGATTTCCGGCTTCATTCCCAACACGCCGATTGTGGCGATCCTGCTGCCAGTGGTGCAGGGCTGGTGTCAGCGCCGCGGGATCAGCCCGTCGCGGGTTCTTATGCCTCTTTCGTTTGCCACTCTGATCGGCGGCACGATCACCCTGATCGGTACCTCCACCAGCTTGCTCGCCAGTGATCTGGTGTCCCGGCTGGGCTATGGCTCTTTTGAGCTGTTTTCCTTCACCGCCATCGGCATTCCCGTGTGGCTGATCGGTGCCTGCTATCTGGTGCTTGCGGGCCGTTGTCTGCCCGATCGCGGTGATCAAAGCGACGACAACCTTCAGGCTTTAAGCCGTGATGGCTACATCACGGAGGTGGTGATTCCGCAGCGCTCTCCGCTCTGTGCGGTCACTCTGCATGAGAGCCGCTTGCAGCGCCGCTTTGATGTGGATGTGCTCGATGTCCATCGCGACGGCCAACGCCTGCAGCCTCCCCTGGCCCAGTTGCGCTTGCAAGCCGACGATCGCTTGCTGTTGCGCTGCAGCCGCCAGGAGCTGTTGCGCTTGCAGCAAGACCGGATGGTGGATCTAGCCGGCACCCTGCTTGCGGAAGAGCTCCCCCACATCCGCCATGCCGAAGTGTTGGTGCCTTCCGGTTCCTTGTTGGCAGGCGCCACGCTCCGCGAGCTGCGTTTTCGCCAGCGCTTCAATGCCACCGTGCTGGCCGTGAACCGCGCCAACAGCACCCTGCGTGATCGCTTGGGACGGGTAGTTCTTCGAGAGGGAGACATGCTGTTGTTGCAGGCCCCTCTTGATGCGTTGCGCGGCCTGCAGCAAGCCAGTGATCTGGTGGTGCTCGATCAGCTCGACGACGATCTGCCCTCCACGCACCGCAAGGGCTTAGCGGTCAGCGTGATGCTGGCCGTGCTGCTGCTTGCCGGCTTCAAGGTGATGCCCCTGGTGGCAGCTGTGCTCGTAGGGGTGGGGGTTTTGGTGATCGGCAACTGCCTCGATGCCGGAACGGCCCTGCGCTCGATTCGCTGGGATCTCTATCTGCTGCTGGGTGGCCTGTACAGCTTCAGTGTGGCCCTGCAGAAAACGGGGCTGGCGGATCAGGCGGCTGCAAACTTGCTCATGCTGTTGCAGCACAGTTCTGCCTACGTGTCTTTGCTGGTGATCTATGCACTCACCCTGGTGGCGACTGAGCTGCTCAGCAATGCGGCTGCTGTGGCTCTGGTTTTACCGATCGCCGCTGCTGTGGCCACAGGCCTGGGGCAGCCGCCGATGTTGTTTGCCACAGCCGTGGTGTTCGCCGCCAGCCAGAGCTTCCTCTCGCCGATTGGTTACCAAACCAACTTGATGGTGTATGCCCCTGGTCGCTATCGCTTCCTCGATTTTTTCCGCTTTGGTTGGCCGCTCTCGCTGGCCTACACCCTGATGGTGCCGCTGCTGTTGCTTTGGTTGGCTTAA
- the rimM gene encoding ribosome maturation factor RimM (Essential for efficient processing of 16S rRNA): MTSSPSLSSTDPNSADEWLPVGTLVGAQGLRGELRLNPASDFPERFTEPGPRWLQAKGSAPKEVELLEGRQLPGKSLYVVRLKGVSSRASAEALVGCTVLVPAEDRPELAEGEFHLLDLVGLEARLAGNEDPIGTVSNLISGGNDLLEIQLVSGKTVLVPFVEAIVPEVQLEEGWLLLTPPPGLLEL; encoded by the coding sequence ATGACTTCTTCTCCGTCACTTAGCTCAACTGATCCGAACAGCGCAGACGAATGGCTGCCGGTGGGGACGCTCGTAGGCGCTCAGGGGTTACGGGGCGAACTGCGCCTGAACCCTGCCAGTGATTTCCCGGAGCGCTTCACCGAACCTGGACCTCGTTGGCTGCAAGCCAAGGGATCAGCGCCCAAAGAAGTGGAGCTTCTCGAAGGCCGGCAGCTGCCAGGCAAAAGCCTCTACGTGGTGCGCTTGAAGGGGGTGAGCAGCCGCGCCAGCGCGGAAGCGCTGGTGGGCTGCACTGTGCTGGTGCCCGCAGAAGACCGGCCCGAGCTCGCCGAAGGCGAATTCCACCTGCTCGACCTGGTGGGCCTCGAGGCGCGCTTAGCCGGCAATGAAGATCCGATCGGCACGGTGAGCAACCTGATCAGCGGCGGCAATGACCTGCTGGAGATTCAGCTTGTCAGCGGCAAAACGGTTTTGGTTCCGTTCGTGGAAGCGATCGTGCCCGAGGTGCAGCTGGAGGAGGGCTGGTTGCTGCTCACCCCACCGCCGGGGTTGCTGGAGCTTTAA
- a CDS encoding NAD(P)H dehydrogenase subunit NdhS, which translates to MASAAPILPGATVTVVDTRSIYAGYTGFVQRISGDRAAVLFEGGNWDKLVTMRLSDLSAA; encoded by the coding sequence ATGGCCTCCGCTGCACCGATCCTGCCTGGCGCCACGGTCACCGTGGTTGATACCCGTTCGATCTATGCCGGCTACACGGGATTTGTGCAGCGCATCAGTGGTGATCGAGCAGCCGTGCTCTTTGAAGGCGGGAATTGGGACAAGCTCGTGACGATGCGCCTCAGCGATCTCAGCGCCGCTTGA
- a CDS encoding ion transporter has translation MSWRLRLRRIVLDADTRAGRIYNLIIFGTILLSVAGLLVQPHPLRLAAPGEVPSWVAQLEHGCLLVFIADFLLHLWVSLRPRKYLFSFYGLIDVSAVLFFFVPQISSGLILWIFKFGRVLRVFKLLRFLDEAQLLGNALKASARRIGVFLFFVVMAQVVLGYLMVLVESSHPETQFQTVGQEVYWAIVTMTTVGYGDIVPQTVLGQLLAAVVMLLGFGIIAIPTGIITVETMQQVRRGGRSCLSCGASVHRNQALHCDQCGAMLPPLSA, from the coding sequence GTGTCGTGGCGCCTTCGCCTACGGCGGATTGTTCTAGATGCCGACACCCGGGCTGGCCGCATCTACAACCTGATCATTTTCGGCACGATTCTGCTAAGCGTGGCTGGATTGTTGGTCCAGCCCCATCCCTTGAGGTTGGCCGCGCCGGGGGAAGTGCCCAGTTGGGTCGCGCAACTCGAGCATGGTTGTTTGTTGGTGTTCATCGCCGACTTCCTTTTGCATCTGTGGGTGTCGCTCAGGCCGCGCAAATATTTGTTCAGCTTTTACGGCCTGATTGATGTCTCAGCCGTTCTGTTTTTTTTCGTTCCCCAGATCAGCAGCGGCCTGATTCTTTGGATCTTCAAGTTCGGGCGGGTGCTGCGCGTGTTCAAGCTGCTGCGCTTCCTCGATGAAGCCCAGCTTCTTGGCAATGCCCTAAAGGCCAGTGCCCGCCGCATCGGCGTGTTTTTGTTTTTTGTGGTGATGGCCCAGGTGGTGCTGGGTTACTTGATGGTGCTGGTGGAAAGCAGCCATCCAGAAACCCAGTTCCAGACCGTTGGCCAAGAGGTGTATTGGGCAATCGTCACGATGACCACTGTTGGCTATGGCGACATCGTTCCCCAAACCGTGCTCGGTCAGTTGCTGGCTGCGGTGGTGATGCTTCTGGGCTTTGGGATCATTGCCATCCCCACGGGGATCATCACCGTGGAAACGATGCAGCAGGTGCGCCGTGGTGGCCGCAGCTGCCTGAGTTGTGGAGCTTCAGTCCATCGCAACCAAGCGCTGCATTGTGATCAGTGCGGAGCGATGTTGCCGCCCCTATCGGCGTGA
- a CDS encoding type II toxin-antitoxin system VapC family toxin: MRCLLDTQVMLWWLLDDPRLGAESRDLLASRPCLVSVASIWEVAIKHRIGKLEVSPIVFRDQSIAAGADLLPVLDPHVIETAQLPILHQDPFDRLLIAQARVEGLMAVSSDGQWSGYDVSLHRL, from the coding sequence ATGCGCTGTCTGCTTGACACCCAGGTCATGCTCTGGTGGCTTCTCGACGATCCCAGATTGGGAGCTGAGTCGCGAGACTTGTTGGCCTCAAGACCGTGTCTGGTGTCTGTAGCCAGCATCTGGGAGGTGGCCATCAAACACCGCATTGGCAAGTTGGAGGTTTCACCGATCGTGTTCCGTGATCAGAGCATCGCTGCAGGTGCGGATCTTCTGCCGGTGCTGGATCCGCATGTGATCGAAACCGCTCAACTTCCGATACTGCATCAGGATCCCTTCGATCGACTGTTGATTGCCCAGGCCAGGGTGGAAGGCTTGATGGCTGTGTCATCGGACGGGCAATGGTCCGGTTACGACGTCTCCTTGCATCGACTCTGA
- a CDS encoding type II toxin-antitoxin system Phd/YefM family antitoxin, which produces MLVNMLDAKSQLSRLVKAALAGEEVIIASHGKAQVKLVPCAAAAGLKEPGGLAALSIQPSQVDEAFGEAVDQHVAELFNL; this is translated from the coding sequence GTGCTGGTCAACATGTTGGATGCCAAAAGCCAGCTCTCCCGGCTTGTGAAAGCAGCCCTCGCCGGTGAAGAGGTGATCATTGCCAGTCATGGCAAGGCCCAGGTGAAGTTAGTTCCCTGCGCTGCGGCTGCCGGCTTGAAGGAACCTGGAGGTCTTGCCGCTCTTTCCATTCAGCCCTCCCAAGTGGATGAAGCGTTTGGCGAGGCCGTGGATCAGCACGTTGCCGAACTTTTCAATCTTTGA
- the rnc gene encoding ribonuclease III — MITPQREQQLQELWRQLVGDSSTANHKELKWEQLEHLDEALTHTSTGLARHHEQLEFLGDAVLRLAASDFIESEHPQMPVGERSALRAQLVSDRWLAKLGSKIDIEALLKLGSKASGDTAARTTLRAEHCEALIGAIYRISGKVSPVQTWLTPYWRETSHEVLADPYRGNSKSALQEWTQAQGLGLPTYACQEISQRHGDPRRFHCQVFIQDQNNPRAEAWGGSRRQAEQQAAKAAMQQTTLASVPSSSQAQDS, encoded by the coding sequence GTGATCACTCCCCAGCGTGAACAGCAACTGCAAGAGCTCTGGCGCCAGCTGGTTGGCGATTCGAGCACTGCCAACCACAAAGAATTGAAATGGGAGCAGTTGGAGCACCTCGACGAAGCGCTCACCCACACCTCCACGGGGCTCGCGCGGCATCACGAACAGCTGGAGTTTCTCGGTGATGCGGTGCTACGACTGGCGGCCTCAGATTTCATCGAATCCGAACACCCGCAAATGCCTGTGGGGGAACGCTCTGCCTTACGGGCACAGCTTGTGAGCGACCGCTGGCTGGCGAAGCTCGGAAGCAAAATCGACATCGAAGCGCTCTTGAAGCTGGGATCCAAGGCCAGCGGTGATACAGCAGCTCGCACCACCCTCCGCGCCGAGCACTGCGAAGCCCTAATCGGCGCGATTTACCGAATCAGCGGCAAAGTGTCTCCGGTGCAAACATGGCTTACGCCCTACTGGCGCGAAACAAGCCATGAGGTGCTCGCCGATCCCTATCGCGGCAACAGCAAATCGGCGCTGCAGGAATGGACCCAAGCGCAGGGGCTGGGGCTACCGACTTACGCCTGCCAGGAAATCAGCCAACGCCATGGCGACCCCAGGCGCTTTCATTGCCAGGTGTTTATCCAAGACCAAAACAACCCAAGAGCAGAAGCCTGGGGTGGATCGCGGCGTCAGGCGGAGCAGCAGGCGGCCAAGGCGGCGATGCAACAAACAACACTTGCAAGCGTTCCATCAAGCTCTCAAGCTCAAGACAGCTGA
- a CDS encoding Fic family protein translates to MAHLWFLTLHPYEDGNGRLARATTDRLLAQDCRANVQQGLSVRALDISAQISREREGYYTVLERCQSRAG, encoded by the coding sequence CTGGCCCACCTCTGGTTTCTCACCCTCCACCCCTATGAAGACGGCAACGGCCGCCTAGCCCGTGCCACTACTGATCGGCTTCTGGCACAGGACTGCAGAGCCAATGTTCAGCAGGGGTTGTCTGTCCGCGCCCTCGACATCTCTGCTCAGATCTCGCGCGAGCGCGAGGGTTACTACACGGTGCTGGAGCGCTGCCAGTCACGGGCTGGCTGA
- a CDS encoding MscL family protein: MTRKSGLISDFKAFISKGNVVDLAIAVVIAGAFG, from the coding sequence ATGACACGTAAATCGGGTTTGATCTCAGACTTCAAAGCTTTTATCAGCAAAGGCAACGTGGTGGATCTCGCCATTGCGGTTGTGATTGCAGGCGCATTTGGCTAG
- a CDS encoding glycogen/starch/alpha-glucan phosphorylase, producing MSSSEPLDLRLPTPGCYADPERAGLDADAVFDGMTEHLFFTLGKLAPSASRHDLYMALSYAVRDRLMTRYLASLEAIRARPQKTVAYLSAEFLIGPQLANNLLNLGIQNEAEEAVKRFGIESLQQIIEVEEEPGLGNGGLGRLAACYMESLASLQIPATGYGIRYEFGIFDQLIRDGWQVEVTDKWLKGGWPWELPQPDQACFVGFGGRTESYLDDKGIYRSRWIPSDHAIGVPHDVPVLGYRVNTCDRLRLWRADATESFDFYAFNIGDYYGAVEEKVGSETLSKVLYPNDGTDEGRRLRLKQQHFFVSCSLQDMLRSLDNRGLSVDDFPEYWTVQLNDTHPAIAVAELMRLLIDDRHMEWDKAWDITRRSVAYTNHTLLPEALEKWDLNLFGSLLPRHLELIYEINRRFLQQVRLRYPGNEAIQRKLSIIDEEGGKSIRMAHLATIGAHHVNGVAALHSDLVREQLMPEFAELWPEKFTNVTNGVTPRRWVALSNPGLSTLLDEHVGPDWVTNMEILRKLEDRQNDTGFLNHWEDTKLSVKRKLSTYIHRNTGVLVDPSSLFDVQVKRIHEYKRQHLNALQVITQYLRIKNGQADGMAPRTVIFGGKAAPGYYMAKLIIRFINGIAETINADPDMDGRLRVVFLADYNVKLGEQVYPASDLSEQISTAGKEASGTGNMKFAMNGALTIGTLDGANVEIREHVGAENFFLFGKTVEEIAALKQGGYRPWEVVESVPELAEAIRLVEMGHFSNGDGELFRPLIDNLTGNDPFFVMADFADYLRAQDAVSLAWTDRHHWNRMSVLNSARSGFFSSDRSIRDYCRDIWKVEAMPVEITCDVPE from the coding sequence ATGAGCAGCTCCGAACCCCTCGATCTTCGCCTTCCAACTCCTGGTTGCTATGCCGACCCAGAACGGGCGGGATTGGATGCTGATGCCGTGTTTGACGGCATGACAGAGCATCTGTTCTTCACGCTGGGCAAGCTGGCTCCATCCGCCAGCCGCCATGACCTCTACATGGCCCTCAGCTATGCCGTGCGCGATCGGCTGATGACCCGTTATCTGGCCAGCTTGGAGGCGATTCGGGCCCGACCACAAAAAACAGTGGCCTATTTGTCTGCGGAGTTCCTGATTGGACCGCAACTGGCCAATAATCTGCTCAATCTGGGAATCCAGAACGAAGCGGAAGAGGCCGTGAAGCGCTTCGGGATTGAATCCCTGCAGCAGATCATCGAGGTAGAGGAGGAGCCTGGCCTCGGCAATGGCGGTCTGGGTCGCTTAGCCGCTTGCTACATGGAATCACTGGCAAGTTTGCAGATTCCTGCCACGGGCTATGGCATCCGCTACGAATTTGGAATTTTTGATCAACTGATCCGCGATGGCTGGCAGGTGGAGGTCACCGATAAGTGGCTCAAGGGCGGCTGGCCCTGGGAACTGCCCCAGCCTGATCAGGCCTGCTTTGTGGGTTTTGGCGGCCGCACGGAGAGCTATCTCGACGACAAAGGCATCTATCGCTCGCGCTGGATCCCCTCGGATCACGCCATTGGTGTTCCCCACGACGTGCCGGTGCTCGGCTACCGCGTGAACACCTGCGACCGTCTGCGCCTGTGGCGCGCTGATGCCACGGAAAGCTTCGACTTCTACGCCTTCAACATCGGTGATTACTACGGCGCTGTGGAAGAAAAAGTGGGCAGCGAAACCCTCTCCAAAGTCTTGTATCCCAACGACGGCACCGATGAAGGCCGGCGCCTGCGCCTAAAGCAGCAGCACTTCTTTGTGAGCTGCTCACTGCAAGACATGTTGCGCAGCCTCGACAACCGCGGGCTGTCCGTTGACGACTTCCCTGAGTACTGGACCGTTCAGCTCAACGACACCCATCCCGCGATCGCAGTTGCGGAACTGATGCGTCTGCTGATCGATGATCGCCATATGGAATGGGACAAGGCTTGGGACATCACCCGCCGTTCCGTGGCCTACACCAACCACACCCTGCTACCTGAGGCACTCGAGAAATGGGATCTCAACCTGTTTGGAAGCCTGCTCCCAAGGCATCTAGAGCTGATTTACGAAATCAACCGCCGCTTCCTTCAGCAGGTGCGCTTGCGCTATCCCGGCAACGAAGCGATTCAACGCAAGCTCTCGATCATTGATGAAGAGGGTGGGAAGTCCATTCGCATGGCCCACCTCGCCACCATTGGCGCCCATCATGTGAATGGCGTCGCGGCTCTCCATTCCGATTTGGTGCGCGAGCAGCTGATGCCGGAATTCGCCGAGCTCTGGCCCGAAAAATTCACCAATGTGACCAACGGCGTCACCCCAAGGCGTTGGGTGGCCCTGTCCAATCCAGGACTCTCCACCCTGCTTGATGAGCATGTGGGCCCCGATTGGGTCACCAACATGGAGATCCTGCGCAAGCTTGAGGATCGCCAGAACGACACGGGCTTCCTGAATCATTGGGAAGACACCAAGCTCTCCGTAAAGCGCAAGCTGTCCACTTACATCCACCGCAACACCGGTGTGTTGGTGGATCCCTCAAGCCTGTTTGACGTACAAGTGAAGCGGATTCATGAATACAAACGCCAGCACCTCAATGCTCTTCAGGTGATTACCCAGTACCTCAGGATCAAAAACGGCCAAGCCGATGGCATGGCGCCTCGCACGGTGATCTTTGGTGGCAAGGCGGCACCTGGCTACTACATGGCCAAGCTGATCATCCGCTTCATCAACGGCATCGCCGAAACGATCAACGCTGATCCCGACATGGACGGACGTCTGCGGGTGGTGTTCCTGGCGGATTACAACGTGAAGCTCGGCGAACAGGTGTATCCAGCCTCGGATCTTTCCGAACAGATCTCGACGGCTGGCAAGGAAGCCTCCGGAACCGGCAACATGAAATTCGCCATGAATGGAGCGCTCACGATTGGCACCCTTGATGGCGCCAACGTGGAAATCCGTGAGCACGTGGGTGCAGAAAACTTCTTCCTCTTCGGCAAAACCGTGGAAGAGATTGCGGCTCTCAAGCAAGGCGGATACAGACCTTGGGAGGTGGTGGAGTCAGTTCCGGAGCTCGCTGAAGCCATCCGCTTGGTGGAAATGGGTCACTTCAGCAATGGCGATGGTGAGTTGTTCCGTCCTCTGATCGACAACCTCACGGGGAATGATCCCTTCTTCGTGATGGCTGATTTCGCCGACTACCTGCGCGCGCAGGATGCGGTGAGCCTGGCCTGGACTGATCGTCATCATTGGAACAGGATGTCTGTGTTGAACAGCGCCAGAAGCGGTTTCTTCTCCTCGGATCGTTCGATCCGTGACTACTGCCGCGACATCTGGAAGGTGGAAGCCATGCCGGTTGAGATCACCTGCGACGTGCCTGAGTAG